From a region of the Listeria monocytogenes ATCC 19117 genome:
- a CDS encoding GW domain-containing glycosaminoglycan-binding protein, with protein sequence MDRKFIKPGIILLIVAFLVVSINVGAETGGSRTAQVNLTTSQQAFIDEILPAAQDGYRDGKLLTSVTLAQAILESNWGESGLSQNSNNLFGIKGTYKGKSVSMGTMEASGSTTANFRVYPSWKESIEDHTALITENARYQDAVGETNYRKALQAIKDGGYATDPDYVSKLVAIIERYNLDKYDVIYDKIESNQSLAAIGTVAENKEQEVIWSAPYNTENANKIGTLENYLGRNLEISWEAKTEKGLWYFIRENNKDIGWINSNALKISYHQKEDENVHLTKYVDDLSAHVYRLPSPEKQFDNGTIAKYDRKALEVDKKITRGGYAWFRISEGEKVIGWVRADKLNDRLYDRITEQTSYDGYALVSKSATDNVWTAPFNTKNAEKLAPLADYDNEKLELVTRAKAGNTLWYQFKVDGKLVGWASEKDLNVFYTPAKEEPVKQVAYVKDPTAKLYNKPVESTSTNPKAVGFYYGKLLAVDKTATILGEDWLHLKDRQNSLGWIKAIDINS encoded by the coding sequence TTGGATAGAAAGTTTATAAAACCAGGGATAATTCTGCTAATTGTGGCATTTTTGGTAGTTTCCATAAATGTTGGAGCAGAAACAGGAGGTAGCAGAACAGCTCAAGTTAATCTGACTACTTCACAACAAGCTTTCATTGATGAAATTTTACCAGCGGCTCAGGATGGATATCGCGATGGTAAATTGCTTACAAGTGTAACGCTCGCTCAAGCAATTTTAGAATCAAATTGGGGTGAAAGTGGTCTAAGCCAGAACTCTAATAACTTATTCGGAATTAAAGGAACGTATAAAGGTAAGTCTGTCTCCATGGGGACAATGGAAGCATCCGGCTCAACCACCGCTAATTTCCGCGTTTACCCTAGTTGGAAAGAATCCATTGAAGACCACACAGCTTTGATTACTGAAAATGCGCGCTATCAAGACGCTGTCGGTGAAACGAACTACCGCAAAGCACTGCAAGCTATTAAAGACGGTGGTTATGCGACTGATCCAGATTACGTTTCTAAACTAGTAGCAATTATTGAACGTTACAACTTAGATAAATACGATGTCATTTACGATAAAATCGAGTCTAATCAATCCTTAGCAGCAATTGGAACAGTAGCTGAAAATAAAGAACAAGAGGTTATTTGGTCGGCACCGTACAATACAGAAAATGCTAATAAAATCGGGACCCTCGAAAATTACTTAGGGCGTAACTTAGAAATTTCCTGGGAAGCTAAAACAGAAAAAGGTCTATGGTACTTTATTCGCGAGAACAACAAAGATATTGGTTGGATAAATAGTAATGCCTTAAAAATCAGCTATCATCAAAAAGAAGATGAAAATGTTCATTTAACCAAATATGTAGATGATTTAAGCGCACATGTATATCGTCTACCAAGCCCTGAAAAACAATTCGATAATGGAACTATCGCAAAATACGATAGAAAAGCCCTTGAAGTAGATAAAAAAATCACTCGCGGCGGCTATGCTTGGTTCCGAATTTCAGAAGGCGAGAAAGTAATCGGCTGGGTTCGCGCAGATAAATTGAATGATCGCCTTTATGATCGCATCACAGAACAAACTTCTTACGATGGCTATGCTCTAGTAAGTAAATCTGCAACTGATAACGTATGGACTGCACCATTCAACACAAAAAACGCAGAAAAATTAGCACCACTTGCAGATTATGATAACGAAAAACTAGAACTAGTGACTCGAGCTAAAGCCGGAAATACACTTTGGTATCAGTTTAAAGTAGATGGAAAACTTGTTGGATGGGCTAGCGAAAAAGACTTAAATGTATTTTATACTCCCGCTAAAGAAGAACCAGTAAAACAAGTCGCTTACGTGAAAGACCCAACAGCAAAACTTTATAACAAACCTGTAGAATCAACAAGTACTAACCCAAAAGCAGTGGGCTTCTATTATGGAAAATTATTAGCAGTGGATAAAACAGCAACCATTCTTGGTGAAGATTGGTTGCATCTTAAAGACAGACAAAATTCACTAGGATGGATTAAAGCTATCGACATCAATAGTTAA
- a CDS encoding Mrp/NBP35 family ATP-binding protein has protein sequence MLNEQQITRLLYRLQDPVLEASLEETEGVLEVQVLEETANIKIALADPAVETDHFVHNIEELLTQFGVNEINIELEYLPAAVIDRIFQARDNILSEASETKFLAIASGKGGVGKSTVSANLAIALAQQGKKVGLLDADIYGFSIPVLLGTTESPRKENGQIIPVETHGIQMISMDFFVEQGEPVIWRGPMLGKMIKMFLEEVRWGKLDYLLIDLPPGTGDVALDIHTLIPKCNELIVTTPHYAAASVASRAGYMAAKNNHKIIGVIENMSYLTLADGQVLKVFGQGGGEKVAADLETQLLIQLPIEQPEPNGNGYVSALFNSSSTSGKAYKTLAEKIIPYLS, from the coding sequence ATGTTAAACGAACAACAAATTACTAGATTGCTATATAGATTGCAAGATCCTGTTTTAGAGGCAAGCTTAGAAGAAACAGAAGGTGTTTTAGAAGTGCAAGTGCTTGAAGAAACAGCAAACATCAAAATCGCATTAGCTGATCCAGCAGTAGAAACGGATCATTTTGTTCATAATATAGAAGAACTTCTCACCCAATTCGGCGTAAATGAAATAAATATTGAGCTAGAATACCTACCCGCAGCAGTTATTGACCGCATTTTCCAAGCAAGAGATAACATACTCTCAGAAGCTAGTGAAACGAAATTCTTAGCAATAGCGAGTGGTAAAGGTGGCGTCGGGAAATCAACTGTCTCTGCGAATCTTGCAATCGCCTTAGCACAACAAGGCAAAAAAGTAGGATTATTAGACGCGGATATATATGGATTCAGTATTCCTGTACTGCTAGGAACAACCGAATCCCCCCGCAAAGAAAATGGCCAAATCATCCCAGTCGAAACACACGGCATTCAAATGATTTCTATGGATTTTTTTGTGGAACAAGGAGAACCAGTTATCTGGCGCGGACCAATGCTAGGGAAAATGATTAAAATGTTTTTAGAAGAAGTAAGATGGGGAAAACTAGACTATTTACTTATCGATTTACCACCTGGAACTGGAGATGTTGCGCTAGATATCCATACGCTTATCCCGAAATGCAATGAACTTATTGTTACAACACCACATTATGCAGCCGCGTCAGTCGCATCTCGAGCAGGATATATGGCAGCAAAAAACAATCACAAAATCATCGGTGTAATCGAAAATATGTCTTATCTTACTTTAGCTGATGGACAAGTATTAAAAGTATTCGGACAAGGCGGCGGCGAAAAAGTTGCTGCAGACTTAGAAACACAACTTTTAATTCAACTGCCAATAGAACAACCAGAACCAAATGGAAATGGCTATGTATCAGCCCTTTTCAACTCTTCAAGCACTTCAGGAAAAGCATATAAAACCCTAGCAGAGAAAATAATTCCATATTTATCATAA
- the fdhF gene encoding formate dehydrogenase subunit alpha, giving the protein MGAKVSVQINGVARDVVEGTRILDYLNAEGIQHPHICYSEQIGPIQSCDTCMCEVDGELMRACSTNLTDGMEIKTNSELAKDAQLEAMDRILENHLLYCTVCDNNNGNCKVHNTTELLGVEKQERPYREKGYLNDFSHPFYRYDPDQCILCGRCVEACQQVQVNETLSIDWERSQPRVIWDDDRPANLSSCVSCGLCATVCPCNALMEKSMLGQAGFMTGLDEDMLEPMIDMVKKVEPNYQTVFAVSEMEAAMRETRTKKTKTVCTFCGVGCTFEVWTKDRKILKVEPTGEGPVNKFATCVKGKFGWDFVNSEKRITTPLIREGNEFVPASWEDAIHLVATKLREIQAKYGNDSIGFISSSKTTNEENYLMQKLARQVFETNNIDNCSRYCQAPASDGLTRTVGIGADSGTVEDIETAGLVIIVGASPADGHPVLASRIKRAQKTRGQKLIVSDLRKHEMAERSDLFMHPKQGTDFVWLTAVAKYMIDQGWHDEVFMENRISNVADYLSFLEPFTLEYAEKETGLSVEILKKVAQMVYEADGTAVCWGMGVTQNIAGSHTSSAIANLLLVTGNFGRHGAGAYPLRGHNNVQGACDMGSLPNVLPGIQPLGNDEVRARFEEAYGVSISPEPGLKNNEMLDAIEAGTLHSMYVIGEEMAWVDSNSNHVQEILASLDFFVVQDVFLSKTAQFADVVFPAAPSLEKEGTFTNTERRVQRLYEVLEPLGDSKPDWWIIQEVAKACGRTDWNYDHPSEIMDEIASLAPFFAGVRYDRMQGFNSLVWPVSADGKDMPLLYEERFNFPDGKAQFSTLPYIAPITFPEEYNLTLNNGRLLEQFHEGNLTDKSKGLDYKLPEVFVEVSHELAKERDLESGSLVRLSSPYGRIKLRAVVTERMKGNEVYVPMHSVSSETAVNLLTSSAGDVRTKTPAYKQTKVNLTVLEKTGKNPLPDHNPRNRKRFPQNGAEVARKWSREDYQPISKVNCACGGNCGCGGKRRNH; this is encoded by the coding sequence ATGGGCGCAAAAGTATCGGTGCAAATTAATGGCGTGGCGCGGGATGTGGTGGAAGGAACGCGAATACTGGACTATTTAAATGCAGAAGGAATACAGCATCCGCATATTTGTTATAGTGAGCAAATTGGACCAATTCAATCTTGTGATACGTGTATGTGCGAGGTTGATGGGGAACTTATGCGGGCGTGCAGCACGAATCTGACAGACGGGATGGAAATTAAAACTAATTCTGAATTAGCGAAAGATGCGCAATTAGAAGCGATGGACAGGATTTTGGAAAATCATTTACTGTATTGTACGGTTTGTGATAACAATAACGGTAATTGCAAAGTACATAATACGACGGAACTGCTTGGTGTGGAAAAACAAGAACGTCCTTACCGCGAAAAGGGCTATTTGAATGATTTTTCGCATCCGTTTTATCGTTATGATCCGGATCAATGTATTCTTTGTGGGCGCTGTGTGGAGGCGTGTCAGCAAGTACAAGTGAATGAAACACTTTCGATTGATTGGGAACGTAGTCAGCCAAGGGTTATTTGGGATGATGATCGTCCAGCGAATTTATCGTCCTGTGTTTCTTGTGGGCTGTGTGCGACGGTGTGTCCTTGTAACGCGTTGATGGAAAAATCAATGCTTGGCCAAGCTGGCTTTATGACTGGCTTAGACGAAGATATGCTAGAACCGATGATTGATATGGTGAAAAAAGTCGAGCCGAATTATCAAACCGTCTTTGCTGTGTCGGAAATGGAAGCAGCGATGCGGGAAACGCGGACGAAGAAAACGAAGACAGTTTGTACTTTCTGCGGGGTTGGTTGTACGTTTGAGGTGTGGACGAAGGATCGCAAAATTTTGAAAGTCGAGCCAACCGGAGAAGGTCCTGTGAACAAATTTGCTACGTGTGTGAAAGGGAAATTTGGTTGGGATTTTGTCAATAGTGAGAAACGGATTACGACGCCGCTCATTCGCGAGGGTAATGAATTTGTGCCGGCGAGCTGGGAAGATGCGATTCATCTAGTTGCGACCAAACTGCGAGAAATTCAGGCTAAATATGGAAATGATTCTATTGGATTTATTAGTTCTTCTAAAACAACCAATGAAGAGAACTATTTGATGCAAAAATTGGCGCGGCAGGTTTTTGAAACGAATAATATTGATAATTGTTCACGTTATTGTCAGGCGCCTGCTTCGGATGGGCTGACTCGGACAGTTGGGATTGGTGCAGATTCAGGGACAGTGGAAGATATTGAAACGGCCGGACTTGTCATTATTGTTGGCGCATCACCAGCCGATGGTCATCCAGTCCTTGCTAGCAGAATCAAGCGAGCTCAGAAGACACGCGGTCAAAAGCTGATTGTTTCTGATTTACGAAAACACGAAATGGCAGAGCGTTCTGATTTATTCATGCATCCAAAACAAGGAACCGATTTTGTTTGGTTAACAGCGGTTGCGAAATATATGATTGATCAAGGATGGCATGATGAAGTCTTTATGGAAAATAGGATTAGCAATGTAGCAGATTATCTATCATTTTTAGAACCATTTACATTGGAATATGCGGAAAAAGAAACAGGACTATCAGTAGAAATATTGAAAAAAGTGGCGCAGATGGTTTATGAAGCAGACGGGACAGCGGTTTGTTGGGGAATGGGAGTTACGCAAAATATTGCTGGATCACATACATCGTCTGCTATCGCTAACCTACTTCTTGTAACTGGGAACTTCGGAAGACACGGTGCGGGCGCTTATCCGCTTAGAGGGCATAATAATGTGCAAGGTGCTTGCGATATGGGGTCACTACCTAACGTTCTTCCTGGAATTCAACCGCTTGGAAATGATGAGGTTCGTGCTCGTTTTGAAGAAGCTTATGGGGTATCAATTTCACCAGAACCAGGGCTGAAAAACAATGAAATGCTTGATGCTATTGAGGCGGGAACACTTCATTCTATGTATGTTATTGGTGAGGAAATGGCCTGGGTGGACTCTAACTCAAATCATGTGCAAGAAATCCTTGCGAGCCTTGATTTCTTTGTTGTTCAAGATGTGTTCTTATCAAAAACAGCACAATTTGCAGATGTTGTTTTCCCAGCAGCTCCTTCTCTTGAAAAAGAAGGAACATTTACCAATACAGAGCGCCGTGTTCAACGACTTTATGAGGTGTTAGAGCCGCTTGGAGATTCGAAGCCAGACTGGTGGATTATTCAAGAAGTTGCGAAAGCGTGTGGCAGAACGGACTGGAATTATGATCATCCGAGCGAGATTATGGACGAAATTGCTAGTTTAGCACCATTTTTTGCAGGGGTTCGTTATGACCGGATGCAAGGATTTAACAGCCTTGTATGGCCAGTGAGCGCGGATGGGAAGGATATGCCGTTACTTTATGAAGAACGATTTAATTTTCCGGACGGCAAAGCGCAATTTTCGACGTTACCGTATATTGCACCGATTACTTTCCCAGAAGAATATAATTTAACGCTGAATAATGGGCGTTTATTGGAGCAGTTCCATGAGGGGAATTTGACAGATAAGTCGAAAGGGTTGGATTATAAATTACCTGAAGTGTTTGTAGAGGTATCACATGAATTAGCCAAAGAACGCGATTTAGAAAGTGGTTCGCTCGTTCGTCTAAGTTCGCCTTATGGCCGCATCAAGCTTCGTGCCGTTGTGACTGAGCGGATGAAAGGGAATGAGGTCTATGTGCCAATGCATTCTGTGAGTAGCGAAACCGCGGTCAACTTACTGACTTCAAGCGCGGGAGATGTTCGGACGAAAACACCGGCCTATAAACAAACAAAAGTGAACCTCACTGTACTTGAAAAAACAGGGAAAAACCCACTTCCAGACCACAATCCACGTAATCGTAAAAGATTCCCGCAAAATGGGGCTGAGGTAGCGCGCAAATGGTCGAGAGAAGATTATCAACCGATTTCTAAAGTGAACTGCGCTTGTGGTGGTAACTGCGGGTGTGGTGGGAAAAGGAGGAATCACTGA
- the fdhD gene encoding formate dehydrogenase accessory sulfurtransferase FdhD: MDIVSHQKIRRFEAGTFQEIESSVATEYPLTIYVNDQELVTIVCTPEYLEDLVVGFLTSEGIVRGPQDIDSVDIIEATGHAKVSANFVNKFNAKYRGKRYITSCCGKSRENFYFQSDASLVNVKQNGSLQLTTDMIFRLMENFEQNSATFHQTGGVHNAALCSSAEIIYSRMDIGRHNALDKIYGRALQDGTSTEDKAIIFSGRISSEILVKTAKLGCGIILSRSAPTELAINMAEELNITTVGFIRGDRLNVYSGFERIT; this comes from the coding sequence ATGGATATTGTTTCGCACCAAAAAATCCGTCGTTTTGAAGCGGGCACTTTTCAAGAAATTGAATCAAGTGTTGCGACCGAGTATCCGCTAACTATCTACGTTAACGACCAAGAACTCGTGACCATCGTCTGCACGCCAGAATATCTGGAAGATTTAGTTGTGGGCTTTCTGACATCGGAAGGCATCGTTCGGGGTCCTCAAGACATCGATTCCGTGGATATCATCGAAGCGACTGGACACGCCAAGGTTAGCGCTAATTTTGTGAACAAATTCAATGCCAAGTATCGCGGCAAGCGCTACATTACCTCGTGTTGCGGCAAGTCTCGGGAAAACTTCTACTTCCAATCAGACGCCTCACTCGTCAATGTGAAGCAAAATGGAAGTCTACAACTAACAACCGACATGATTTTCCGCTTAATGGAAAATTTTGAACAAAATTCTGCTACATTCCATCAAACTGGGGGTGTACATAATGCGGCTCTATGTAGTTCAGCGGAAATTATATACAGCAGGATGGACATAGGTCGCCATAATGCCTTAGATAAAATATATGGCCGTGCCTTGCAAGACGGAACATCCACTGAAGATAAGGCAATTATTTTTAGTGGGCGCATTTCTTCGGAAATCCTCGTTAAAACAGCAAAACTAGGTTGTGGAATTATTTTGTCTCGTTCTGCCCCAACCGAACTGGCGATTAATATGGCCGAAGAATTAAATATTACAACCGTTGGCTTTATTCGTGGTGATAGGTTAAATGTCTATTCTGGATTTGAACGAATCACGTAA
- a CDS encoding DUF1641 domain-containing protein, protein MAEPISTIRDTKKTPEELEHERLEQMKADIAEQDSGFVEIVETVKLLQESGALEALNSAIKARGDITKTFLNEWRKEPMTNAINNMMISSKLLTDTKPEQTEEMIANLKNAAKKAEESAKKDEIMGMLAMMKALKDPDINRALRYGVTFLKEVGQTLK, encoded by the coding sequence ATGGCAGAACCAATTTCAACGATTCGTGATACAAAAAAGACCCCGGAAGAATTGGAACATGAACGTTTAGAACAAATGAAAGCGGATATTGCTGAACAAGATTCTGGTTTTGTAGAGATAGTAGAAACGGTAAAGTTACTACAGGAATCGGGGGCACTTGAAGCTTTGAATAGTGCGATTAAAGCGCGCGGGGATATTACGAAAACGTTTCTGAATGAATGGCGTAAGGAACCGATGACGAATGCGATTAATAACATGATGATTTCAAGTAAGCTATTGACCGATACAAAACCAGAGCAAACTGAGGAAATGATAGCCAATTTGAAAAATGCTGCGAAAAAAGCAGAAGAAAGCGCGAAAAAAGACGAAATCATGGGCATGTTAGCGATGATGAAGGCGCTGAAAGACCCCGATATCAACCGCGCACTCCGGTATGGTGTGACCTTTTTAAAAGAAGTTGGGCAAACATTAAAATAA
- the mdrT gene encoding cholic acid efflux MFS transporter MdrT has product MNSTAVERPVDVNGKSYSRSLLVVTMIIGAFVAILNQTLLATALPMIMDDLHITAATGQWLTTAFLLTNGIMIPITALLIEKISSKTLFITAMTVFTIGTIIASVAGSFPVLLTGRIVQAAGAGIMMPLLQTIFLLIFPREKRGAAMGLMGLVIAFAPAIGPTLSGWIVDSYDWRVLFLILIPIAVIDIILAFFGMKKVVKLTDTKIDFLSIVMSSIGFGSLLYGFSSAGNDGWGDATVITMLIVGVVVIALFVWRQLVIDNPMLELHVFKYPVFSLSVILGSIVTMAMIGAEIVLPLYIQTIRGESALQSGLLLLPGAIIMGIMSPITGIIFDKIGAKWLTITGVTILTIGTIPFMFLTMDTPLWYIVVFYAVRFFGISMAMMPVSTAGMNALPNHLINHGSAVNNTIRQIAGSIGTAVLITVLTNVTKDNMPGKALMATDPASFAQKAQDASLDGMRAAFMVAAIFAAIGMILSLFLKTKKQEPIVKEYTK; this is encoded by the coding sequence TTGAATAGTACAGCAGTAGAACGGCCCGTTGATGTTAACGGGAAATCTTATAGTAGAAGTTTATTAGTAGTTACAATGATTATTGGGGCGTTTGTGGCGATCTTGAATCAGACGTTACTAGCGACGGCACTGCCGATGATTATGGATGATTTGCATATTACAGCAGCAACAGGGCAATGGTTGACGACGGCTTTCTTGCTAACAAATGGGATTATGATTCCGATTACGGCACTTTTAATTGAAAAAATTAGTTCAAAAACTTTATTTATTACAGCGATGACTGTATTTACAATTGGTACCATTATTGCGTCAGTGGCGGGTTCTTTCCCGGTACTACTTACTGGTCGTATCGTTCAAGCAGCTGGTGCGGGGATTATGATGCCGTTGCTTCAAACAATCTTCTTGCTGATTTTCCCTCGTGAAAAACGTGGGGCAGCGATGGGGCTGATGGGACTTGTTATTGCGTTTGCTCCAGCAATTGGGCCAACTTTGTCTGGTTGGATTGTGGATTCATATGATTGGCGCGTATTATTCCTTATTTTAATTCCAATCGCGGTTATCGATATAATTCTAGCGTTCTTTGGAATGAAAAAAGTAGTAAAATTAACTGATACAAAAATCGATTTTCTTTCCATTGTAATGTCTTCAATTGGTTTTGGTTCACTCCTTTATGGATTTAGTTCAGCAGGTAATGATGGTTGGGGAGATGCAACGGTTATCACGATGTTGATTGTTGGTGTCGTTGTTATTGCATTATTTGTTTGGCGCCAACTAGTTATTGATAATCCAATGCTTGAACTACATGTGTTTAAATATCCAGTATTTTCATTGTCTGTTATTCTTGGTTCGATTGTAACGATGGCAATGATTGGTGCGGAAATTGTATTGCCTTTATATATTCAAACAATTCGCGGGGAGTCGGCGCTTCAATCAGGTCTGTTATTACTTCCGGGTGCGATTATTATGGGGATAATGAGTCCAATTACGGGTATTATTTTCGATAAAATTGGGGCGAAATGGTTGACGATTACCGGGGTTACCATTTTGACTATCGGTACAATTCCATTTATGTTCTTAACGATGGATACGCCGCTTTGGTATATTGTTGTATTTTATGCTGTGAGGTTCTTCGGGATTTCAATGGCGATGATGCCAGTTTCGACAGCGGGTATGAATGCACTTCCTAACCATTTGATTAACCACGGTTCGGCGGTAAATAATACGATTCGACAAATTGCTGGTTCGATTGGGACGGCGGTACTTATTACAGTGCTAACGAATGTAACGAAAGATAATATGCCAGGTAAAGCGCTTATGGCAACGGATCCGGCTAGTTTTGCTCAAAAAGCGCAAGATGCTAGCTTGGACGGAATGCGTGCGGCGTTTATGGTTGCAGCGATTTTTGCGGCTATTGGGATGATCTTAAGTTTATTCCTGAAAACCAAAAAACAAGAGCCAATCGTCAAAGAATATACGAAATAA
- a CDS encoding SAM hydrolase/SAM-dependent halogenase family protein — translation MTKQLLVLQSDFGISDGAVSAMYGVINSVSKDLQIYDLTHQIPQFNIWEASYRLLQTVTYWPEDTIFVSIVDPGVGSKRRSVVVLTEDGHYIITPDNGTLTHIAHYGTIKEVRLIDEEKNRLPKSGASHTFHGRDIFAYTAARLAAGVINFEDIGPSATPDSIVSLSLSDSYLEGEQAFGTIDIIDRPFGNLWTNIRRTDFLQLGANYGDSIEVLIKHHDRVVYKNFVTYSRSFADLRIGEALIYVNSLDNLGLGINQGSFVDAYSVGTGTSWKVTLKKV, via the coding sequence ATGACAAAACAACTACTTGTTTTACAATCTGATTTTGGTATTAGTGATGGTGCAGTTAGCGCCATGTACGGCGTGATTAATAGCGTTAGCAAAGATTTACAAATATACGATTTAACGCATCAAATTCCTCAATTTAATATTTGGGAAGCATCGTATCGTTTACTTCAAACGGTTACTTATTGGCCCGAAGATACCATTTTTGTTTCGATTGTTGATCCTGGAGTTGGTTCGAAGCGCCGAAGTGTCGTCGTTTTAACAGAAGATGGTCATTATATTATTACACCAGACAACGGAACCTTAACCCATATCGCGCATTACGGAACGATTAAAGAAGTTCGACTGATAGATGAAGAAAAAAATCGCCTACCAAAATCAGGTGCATCCCATACATTTCACGGTCGAGATATTTTCGCTTATACCGCGGCTAGGCTCGCAGCCGGCGTGATTAATTTTGAAGATATCGGTCCATCAGCTACCCCAGACTCCATTGTTTCTCTAAGTCTAAGTGACTCCTACTTAGAAGGCGAGCAAGCTTTTGGCACAATTGATATTATTGACCGTCCATTCGGTAATCTTTGGACAAATATTCGCCGAACTGATTTCTTGCAGCTAGGTGCTAACTATGGCGATTCCATCGAAGTCCTCATCAAACACCACGACCGAGTAGTTTATAAGAATTTCGTTACTTATAGCCGCTCATTTGCCGACTTACGGATTGGCGAAGCGCTCATCTACGTCAATTCACTCGACAACCTCGGACTAGGTATCAATCAAGGGTCCTTCGTAGACGCTTATTCAGTCGGCACCGGCACCAGCTGGAAAGTCACCCTTAAAAAAGTATAA
- the brtA gene encoding bile-regulated transcriptional regulator BrtA yields MKEKKQRIIKSAKEVFQKQGYLKTSVQDMVDAAGISKGTFYNYFTSKEELAIVIFKQEYSVLHQRLEYTMGLDGTKKDNFTECLKIIIHFYTENGEILNITFSQTMIDDDFNAFLQNVRLKNMEWVKNQLLEVYGKETEPYINDITMLLSGMAAMYVFASGSKNVDSGLIERAIPYVVRRLDALVKDILESGEIVFTEADTENLVPDQTMIRKKRLAKLRGALEELNVGIENADIDDSDKWQYKESMNALVGEINNNEAPRDFMVQGTLLYLKQHVPASLTKEVNKLEACVNGLL; encoded by the coding sequence TTGAAGGAGAAGAAGCAGCGGATTATTAAGTCGGCTAAAGAGGTGTTTCAAAAACAAGGGTATTTGAAGACGTCTGTACAAGATATGGTTGATGCAGCTGGGATTTCTAAAGGGACTTTTTATAATTATTTTACTTCGAAAGAGGAACTGGCAATTGTGATTTTTAAGCAGGAGTATTCTGTATTGCATCAGCGTTTGGAGTATACGATGGGGCTAGATGGGACGAAGAAGGATAATTTTACGGAGTGCTTGAAAATTATTATTCATTTTTATACGGAAAATGGGGAGATCTTGAATATTACGTTTTCTCAGACGATGATTGATGATGATTTTAATGCGTTCTTGCAGAATGTGCGACTTAAGAATATGGAATGGGTTAAAAATCAGTTGTTAGAGGTTTATGGGAAGGAAACGGAGCCTTATATAAATGATATTACGATGTTGCTTAGCGGGATGGCGGCAATGTATGTCTTTGCTAGTGGTAGCAAGAATGTTGATTCAGGATTGATTGAGCGGGCTATTCCTTATGTGGTGAGAAGGCTTGATGCACTTGTGAAGGATATTTTGGAGAGCGGAGAGATTGTGTTTACGGAAGCGGACACAGAAAATCTGGTGCCGGATCAAACTATGATTAGAAAGAAAAGACTAGCTAAACTGCGGGGCGCGCTGGAGGAGTTAAATGTCGGGATTGAAAATGCGGATATTGATGACTCGGATAAATGGCAGTATAAGGAATCCATGAACGCGCTTGTTGGGGAGATTAACAATAATGAGGCGCCTAGAGATTTCATGGTTCAAGGAACATTGTTGTATCTTAAACAACATGTACCAGCAAGTTTGACCAAAGAGGTAAATAAATTAGAAGCTTGTGTGAACGGGCTTTTATAA